One genomic region from Epinephelus fuscoguttatus linkage group LG8, E.fuscoguttatus.final_Chr_v1 encodes:
- the LOC125893615 gene encoding zinc finger protein ZFAT-like isoform X4, with product MCRLCNLFSPSHSQLLAHCSQQHPQQEPPDDIIIALQPLVGEPVETLAESPVKRKRGRPKGSTKKTRIDLTEGKANSTHPPEDNVQIGEEGNKEEGDRQCNIIQGESHDGILGLECRDCHRSFSNRRQILKHICLKEEEEEEEDEEENGSISGGAGVEGSGSMDPGGGDPNQTQQNPARPGLLREKDMGNSRPPRTNRNRTSKEGGLATGNKKSVISVFLTQDETLPGVSKMVPVEDSSAETEPAAVQTQPQQSAVFQSQSQDLPSEAAACEGNPKTDQEPSSDSTSTTSTTTAAGRGFQEYSIKQDAPNLLQSQLKIFACEFCNKIFKFRHSLVAHLRTHTQEKPFQCPHCDYASAIKANLNVHLRKHTGEKFSCQHCPFNCLSPGHLKVHIERVHLKVKQHCSFCEKKYSDVKNLLQHMEKRHNLEDPAVYQSYQLLRLKTRQGLRQLLYHCPTCNRRFKNQLERERHLLVHGPQRPFACLLCDHAATKMATLAAHVRKHLFLYVCCVCDGKFVSSQRLKSHLSESHLELDQGQAFTDCINNSYYLIQPGGAMWGYEEQEGTEKGMKEGLRLEQEGEDERTREEGRSNGVEGEQCRDGEGEQLEVAVSEEKEGEQAKSQGESAEEVQGKDGGLESGGSQELLHQANPTETTAPSDRQEEATAGKKSQDNTANTCTAAAEDNTQTFLSPDSSHTALLEDRAREDTHPTDGSTHAAENTHAVSPGEDGQTPHSEKVSEVLHQSAFQQVFSSLQKIRLNMESFQRLRKIYGDLECQYCGKLFWYKVHYNVHVRTHTKEHSHYCTKCSYSSITKSSLKRHQIQKHSGLLLPCSNPGCKYTTPDKYKLQAHLRTHQEQGKSVTCPVCQQSYPEHKLKHHIKTSHPDTLPVQGKGLMVQRAEKCPYCDSYFLKNSSDFQQHIWAHEGLKPYVCTVCDYAGRSRSNLKTHMNRHNTERRHLCDLCGKKFKSKVTLKSHRLSHTDEGKRFQCSECDFTSVSKPSLLRHMEQHAEFKPFRCAHCHYSCNIAGPLKRHYNMKHPDQKYQNAGPGQPNPDALKQQGGMKCPECEFVYGTKWELNRHLKSKHSLKVVECTWEVEEAVEAQYVPVEHEEQLTEVPVAALQDNVNIQQITELSSETHDAVASMVAMAPGTVTVVQQLQVADEQEVGNCSNQLMVVNAEGGLTGNQVMVVEDAHGLEALTVLTQGENAHHYIVYVQEHTVEIN from the exons atgtgtcgGCTGTGCAACCTCTTCTCTCCCAGTCACTCTCAGCTGCTGGCCCATTGCTCCCAGCAGCACCCCCAGCAGGAGccacctgatgacatcatcattgcTCTGCAGCCCCTTGTAGGAGAGCCTGTGGAGACCCTGGCAG AGAGCCCAGTGAAGCGAAAGCGAGGACGACCTAAAGGTTCTACGAAGAAGACACGCATAGATTTGACAGAGGGAAAGGCCAACTCTACCCATCCTCCTGAGGATAATGTTCAAATAGGAGAAGAAGGGAATaaggaggagggagacagacaaTGTAACATAATACAAG GCGAAAGCCATGATGGGATTTTGGGGCTGGAATGTAGAGACTGCCACCGCTCGTTCAGCAACAGACGACAGATCCTCAAACACATCTGCctgaaagaagaggaggaggaggaggaggacgaagaGGAGAATG GGAGCATCTCTGGTGGAGCAGGAGTTGAGGGCTCTGGGAGTATGGATCCTGGAGGAGGAGATCCAAATCAGACGCAACAAAACCCAGCAAGACCAGGACTCTTGAGAGAAAAAG ACATGGGCAACTCCAGACCCCCAAGAACCAACCGAAACCGCACCTCCAAAGAAGGAGGCCTTGCAACGGGAAACAAAAAGTCagtcatcagtgtttttctgacacaagATGAAACACTTCCAG GTGTTTCTAAAATGGTTCCAGTAGAGGACAGTTCAGCAGAAACAGAGCCTGCAGCCGTCCAAACTCAACCTCAG CAGTCTGCAGTCTTCCAGAGTCAGTCACAAGACCTTCCAAGTGAAGCCGCTGCCTGTGAGGGTAACCCTAAAACAGATCAGGAGCCAAG CTCTGACTCAACCTCCACAActtcaacaacaacagcagccgGCAGAGGCTTCCAGGAATATTCTATCAAGCAAGATGCTCCCAA tTTACTTCAGAGCCAGCTGAAGATCTTTGCCTGTGAGTTCTGTAACAAGATCTTTAAATTCAGACACTCACTGGTCGCCCACCTCAGGACACACACCCAGGAGAAACCGTTCCAGTGTCCACACTGTGACTATGCATCAGCCATCAAAG CCAACCTGAATGTTCACCTGAGGAAGCACACAGGAGAGAAGTTCAGCTGTCAGCACTGTCCTTTCAACTGCCTCAGCccaggacacctcaag GTCCACATAGAGCGAGTCCATCTGAAGGTGAAGCAGCACTGCAGCTTCTGTGAGAAGAAATACTCGGATGTAAAGAACTTGCTGCAACACATGGAGAAACGACATAACCTAGAGGATCCTGCTGTCTACCAGAGCTACCAACTGCTCAG GTTAAAGACTCGTCAAGGCCTCAGGCAGCTCCTCTACCACTGTCCCACCTGTAACCGGCGCTTCAAGAACCAGCTGGAGCGGGAGCGCCACCTGTTGGTCCACGGGCCCCAGCGTCCCTTCGCCTGCCTCCTCTGTGACCATGCTGCAACCAAGATGGCCACCCTCGCTGCTCATGTCAGGAAGCACCTTTTCCTGTacgtgtgctgtgtgtgtgacggGAAGTTTGTCAGCTCTCAGAGGCTGAAGAGTCACTTGAGTGAGTCTCACCTGGAGCTGGACCAGGGGCAGGCCTTCACCGACTGTATCAACAACAGCTACTATCTGATACAGCCTGGAGGAGCCATGTGGGGCTACGAGGAGCAGGAAGGTACAGAGAAAGGGATGAAGGAAGGGCTACGGTTAGAGCAGGAGGGTGAGGATGAAAGGACAAGAGAGGAAGGTAGAAGTAACGGTGtagaaggggaacagtgtcgaGATGGGGAAGGGGAGCAGCTGGAAGTAGCAGTGagtgaagaaaaagaaggagaacAAGCTAAATCTCAGGGTGAAAGTGCAGAAGAAGTGCAGGGCAAAGACGGAGGATTAGAAAGTGGAGGTTCCCAAGAACTGCTCCATCAAGCTAATCCTACAGAAACCACAGCTCCctctgacagacaggaggaAGCAACAGCTGGGAAGAAATCACAGGACAACACAGCCAACACATGCACTGCTGCAGCTGAAGACAATACACAGACTTTTTTATCACCAGACAGCAGTCACACCGCTCTGCTGGAGGACAGGGCTCGAGAAGACACACACCCAACTGATGGGAGCACACatgcagctgaaaacacacacgcagTTTCTCCAGGGGAAGATGGACAAACTCCACATTCAGAAAAG GTGTCGGAGGTTCTCCATCAGAGTGCGTTTCAGCAGGTGTTCTCATCTCTTCAGAAGATTCGACTCAACATGGAGTCGTTCCAACGGCTCAGGAAAATTTACGGAGACCTGGAATGTCAATACTGTG GTAAACTGTTCTGGTACAAAGTCCACTATAATGTCCACGTACGCACTCACACCAAGGAGCACTCGCATTATTGTACAAAGTGTAGCTACTCGTCCATCACCAAAAGCTCTCTGAAGCGTCACCAGATTCAGAAGCACAGCGGCTTGCTGCTGCCATGTTCAAATCCTGGCTGTAAATACACCACACCTGACAAGTACAAACTTCAGGCCCATCTGAGGACGCACCAGGAGCAG GGGAAGAGTGTGACCTGTCCTGTCTGCCAGCAAAGCTATCCAGAGCACAAACTGAAACACCACATCAAAACATCCCACCCCG ACACACTACCTGTGCAGGGTAAAGGACTAATGGTACAGCGCGCAGAGAAGTGCCCCTACTGTGACTCCTACTTCCTAAAGAACAGCAGTGACTTTCAGCAGCACATCTGGGCCCACGAAG gtttGAAGCCATACGTCTGCACTGTGTGTGACTACGCAGGCCGCAGCAGGAGTAACCTGAAGACCCACATGAACCGACACAACACAGAGAGACGCCACCTCTGTGACCTGTGCGGTAAAAAGTTCAAATCTAAAGTCACGCTCAAAAGCCACAGACTGAGCCACACTGACGAAG gGAAACGGTTTCAGTGTTCCGAGTGTGACTTCACCTCGGTCTCCAAACCGTCCTTGCTCCGACACATGGAGCAACACGCTGAGTTTAAG CCATTTCGCTGTGCCCACTGCCACTACTCCTGCAACATTGCTGGTCCCCTGAAGCGACACTACAACATGAAACACCCAGATCAGAAGTATCAGAATGCTGGACCTGGACAGCCGAACCCTGATGCTCTGAAACAGCAAG GTGGCATGAAGTGTCCTGAATGTGAATTTGTTTATGGCACCAAGTGGGAGTTGAACCGTCACCTGAAGAGCAAGCACAGCCTGAAAGTTGTGGAATGCACCTGGGAG GTGGAGGAGGCAGTAGAGGCCCAGTACGTGCCTGTGGAGCATGAAGAACAGCTGACTGAAGTACCTGTAGCAGCCCTGCAGGACAACG TTAATATCCAGCAGATCACCGAGTTAAGTTCAGAGACTCACGACGCCGTCGCCTCTATGGTCGCCATGGCTCCAGGCACTGTTACCGTCGTACAACAG TTGCAGGTGGCTGATGAGCAGGAAGTCGGTAACTGCAGCAACCAGCTGATGGTGGTGAACGCAGAAGGGGGTCTGACCGGTAACCAGGTGATGGTGGTGGAGGACGCACACGGCCTGGAGGCTCTGACAGTCCTCACTCAGGGAGAAAACGCTCACCACTATATCGTCTACGTCCAGGAACACACAGTAGAAATCAACTAG